A section of the Nitrospirota bacterium genome encodes:
- a CDS encoding nucleotidyl transferase AbiEii/AbiGii toxin family protein produces the protein MERDIAENQAKKLKIDITQIVREFWEILILKSLFDSPEGKYLIFKGGTALRLVYGSPRFSEDLDFSLTEDKLKGKFSSIVKKLVSPYSELTISDLEEKYYTYLGEIKVIHDYLPSAFRIKIEISKRVEKGYKSELAVISTPLSTVQCLGRVATLEQLFKDKTACLKSRAKPKDTFDMWYICQKLKMEYEPQAISISKQELVRDLRKYLPKDFWPVIERLRR, from the coding sequence ATGGAACGTGATATAGCAGAAAATCAGGCAAAGAAGTTAAAGATTGACATAACGCAGATCGTACGGGAGTTTTGGGAGATTCTAATCCTTAAAAGTCTCTTTGATTCACCGGAAGGCAAGTATCTTATATTTAAAGGGGGAACTGCATTAAGGCTTGTCTATGGCTCACCGAGGTTTTCCGAAGACCTTGATTTTTCACTTACAGAGGACAAATTGAAGGGGAAGTTTAGTAGCATCGTTAAAAAACTTGTTTCTCCTTATTCAGAGCTTACAATATCAGATTTAGAAGAAAAATATTACACCTACCTTGGAGAAATAAAGGTTATTCACGATTATTTGCCCTCAGCTTTCAGGATAAAAATAGAAATATCAAAAAGAGTTGAGAAGGGTTACAAATCAGAACTTGCGGTTATCTCTACCCCATTATCCACAGTGCAATGCCTTGGAAGAGTGGCCACTCTTGAGCAATTATTTAAGGACAAGACAGCCTGTCTTAAAAGCAGGGCGAAACCCAAAGATACTTTTGATATGTGGTATATATGTCAGAAGCTTAAAATGGAATACGAGCCGCAAGCTATCTCAATATCTAAACAGGAACTTGTAAGGGACTTACGAAAATATCTCCCAAAGGATTTCTGGCCGGTGATTGAGAGGCTTAGGAGATGA
- a CDS encoding hydrogenase iron-sulfur subunit, with protein MYSAFLKYAEKAARRIIYYADLIFTPKYNPFYYLGAIAITFLTMIFISGVYMFIFYKIATPYDSVKYITEGQWHIGAVIRSIHRYASAGLVVTGIFHLLHIFFTDRYRHWRTIAWLSGIAVLGAIWFTGVVGYWLVWDERAQMIAQFTTEFLDHLPIFKGTLSLSFAKDQLVTGMFFFIALLVHLFIPVFLFFLLWVHVMRLSKPVLTPPRNMAYMIGGFILLLSIVKPVVNLLPANSRKIIAITGIDWFYLFIFPVINSIPVWLTWVSIVSSLAFLTAIPWLKRTKRATPAVIMQEKCTGCSLCFNDCPYDAIHIRPRTDGKPFELEAIVMPERCAGCGICVGSCSFDGVVLPDKTASYVLEEIKRALDEIRNSKRPAILGLGCSYSVDPLIPSPLTGEGQGGGEPGEFSENIRYIKLPCVGMIHRSWIEYAFGSGAGGVFVLGCRMNDCQYRFGNKWIDERFAYERSPRLNRSVDKSKIKVFWMAQAQKKELMEGLRNFEKELGGETQEIRSKKQEVRNKRVEVRRRVCYALSTVSLVVPAFLIIYFSELPYVFTNSGESRLVVSVRHTSSKVANCDDMAIINKEAERFRESFKNSKRIQMQLGKIGDCARERNPVFLELYIDNKMVLSRDYFAGGIKSDGPSFAFEKFTVKPGVHNVIVMMRDSRTKDHFDYSVNGEVEFKAGYIRVVDFDEIKKQLRIS; from the coding sequence ATGTATTCCGCATTCCTAAAATATGCTGAAAAGGCGGCCCGCAGGATTATCTATTATGCTGACTTAATATTTACCCCTAAGTACAATCCTTTCTATTACCTTGGGGCCATCGCCATCACATTCCTTACGATGATTTTTATAAGCGGTGTATATATGTTTATTTTCTACAAGATTGCGACCCCTTATGATTCTGTGAAATATATTACAGAAGGGCAATGGCACATCGGTGCCGTAATCAGGAGCATACACCGGTACGCCTCAGCCGGTCTTGTTGTAACAGGCATATTCCACCTTCTTCATATCTTTTTTACAGACAGGTACCGTCACTGGAGAACGATTGCATGGTTATCAGGAATTGCGGTTCTCGGCGCTATATGGTTTACAGGGGTTGTTGGTTACTGGCTTGTCTGGGATGAGAGGGCACAGATGATAGCCCAGTTTACCACCGAGTTCCTTGACCACCTACCGATATTCAAAGGAACCCTCTCCCTTTCATTTGCAAAAGACCAGCTCGTTACCGGAATGTTTTTCTTCATAGCCCTGCTTGTTCACCTCTTCATACCTGTGTTTTTATTTTTCCTCTTATGGGTACATGTTATGAGGCTGTCGAAACCTGTACTGACCCCTCCGAGGAATATGGCATACATGATTGGGGGATTTATCCTCTTACTCTCAATCGTAAAACCTGTTGTCAATCTTTTGCCTGCAAACTCAAGAAAGATTATTGCAATAACAGGTATTGACTGGTTCTACCTTTTCATATTTCCGGTTATTAATTCAATACCGGTATGGCTGACATGGGTCAGTATAGTTTCATCCCTTGCTTTTCTTACGGCAATCCCTTGGCTTAAAAGGACTAAAAGGGCAACTCCTGCAGTGATTATGCAGGAGAAATGCACCGGATGTTCTCTTTGTTTTAATGACTGTCCTTATGATGCGATTCATATCAGGCCACGGACAGATGGGAAACCTTTTGAACTTGAGGCAATAGTAATGCCTGAAAGATGTGCAGGATGCGGGATATGTGTGGGGTCATGCAGTTTTGACGGTGTAGTACTGCCGGATAAGACAGCATCATACGTTCTGGAAGAGATAAAAAGGGCGCTCGATGAGATAAGAAACAGTAAACGACCAGCAATCCTTGGACTGGGGTGTTCATACAGCGTGGATCCTCTTATTCCCTCTCCCTTGACGGGGGAGGGTCAGGGTGGGGGTGAGCCAGGAGAATTTTCGGAAAATATCCGGTACATCAAGCTCCCATGTGTCGGAATGATCCACAGGTCGTGGATTGAATACGCATTTGGTTCAGGGGCTGGCGGTGTGTTTGTGCTTGGATGCCGGATGAATGACTGTCAGTACAGGTTTGGTAACAAATGGATAGACGAACGTTTTGCTTATGAAAGGTCACCTAGGCTGAACAGGTCAGTTGATAAGTCAAAGATAAAGGTGTTCTGGATGGCACAGGCACAGAAGAAGGAATTGATGGAAGGGCTTAGGAACTTCGAGAAAGAGCTTGGAGGGGAGACGCAAGAAATTAGAAGCAAGAAGCAAGAGGTTAGAAACAAGAGGGTAGAAGTCAGAAGGAGGGTTTGTTATGCACTATCAACCGTCTCTTTGGTTGTTCCGGCATTCTTAATAATATATTTTTCTGAACTACCGTATGTTTTTACTAATTCAGGCGAATCCCGTCTTGTTGTAAGTGTAAGACATACATCCTCTAAAGTGGCTAATTGTGATGATATGGCAATTATCAATAAAGAGGCTGAGCGGTTCAGGGAATCATTTAAAAATTCCAAGAGGATACAAATGCAGCTTGGCAAGATAGGGGATTGTGCACGTGAGCGAAATCCGGTATTCCTTGAGCTTTACATTGACAATAAAATGGTACTCAGCAGGGACTACTTTGCAGGAGGTATAAAGAGCGACGGCCCTTCGTTTGCATTTGAGAAATTCACAGTAAAGCCTGGAGTGCACAATGTAATTGTTATGATGAGGGACTCCCGTACAAAAGATCACTTTGATTATTCTGTAAATGGAGAAGTAGAGTTCAAGGCCGGCTACATAAGGGTAGTGGACTTTGATGAGATTAAGAAACAGTTAAGGATTTCGTGA